The bacterium genome includes the window GGCGCCACCGGCGTCCCCGCGTAGACCGGGGACCGCTCCGCGATGAGGCGGCGCAGATCGAGGACCATGGGCCGGGCGCGCTCAAAGTACTCGGCAAACTTCCGCTCGCGAAACGCGCGGCGCTCCGCCGCGGAGCGGGCGCGGACGGCGGTCTCGGGGTACAGGCGATGCACGGTGATTCGCGGCGACAGGCGGACCAGGATGGGTTCGACCTCGCGATCGCGCTGGATCGCCACCACATGACGGGGGGACAGGCGGCGGATCTTCCGGAGTTTGGCGGCGACCGCGGTCGTGCCCGCGACCCAGCCCGTCGTGTCGACCACCACGATCTGCGCCCCCTGCCGCCGGGCCCGCGCGGTCAACTCGCGTGTCCCGTCCACGACGTACCCGTACACCCGCTGCGGTGAGGTATCGCCGACGAAGTACAGGGCGCTCGGCGGGACGTCCGCCATGTGCCGCACCGGCCCCCGGACCACGCCGAGGCCCACCGTCGCAGGCGGACCGAGATCGGATTGCCCGATGTCCGCGTCGACGATCGCCGTCCGCAGCCCGGCGCGGACGGCGGCGCCGGCCAACGCCGTCGCGGTGGTCGTCTTGCCCACGTCCACCGCCCCGAGCATCATCACGACCCCGGGCGATGCGACGACGGCGCGCGCCGCCGCCGGCCATGTCTCGCTCAGTGCTTGGACGCGCCCTCCAACTTCTGCTTGATCCGCTTCAACCGAAACACGTCCTCCCGCGCACGTTGCTCGAGCACGTCGCGGATGTACCGGATTTCGCCCCGAATACGCGGGATCACCACTTGTTCGAGCGCGTTGACCCGCCGCGTGGTCTTCTTGATCTCTTCACCGATCTTGCGCAGGGTAATTTCGGTCCCGGCGACATCCAGCAGGGCGGCCACGACGTCTTCGAACCGGTCCGCGCTTTCGATCGTGCGCGCCGATACGGCGGCGGGGTCGGCGTTGCGCGCCAGCGGCGTCCGGTGAACGCCGTCCGCGACGATCGTGGGGATCCGCGTGCCCCACACGTTCTTGGTATCGATGCCCACCTCGAGCCGGCGCGGATCGCCGAGGGCCGCGGCCTCGAGCGTTTCGCGCCCTTCCACCGCTTTCGCCAGCCCCAGCAGCGTGTACGACTCCTCGGCGGACTTCGTCAGCTTCTCGCGGGCGGCGAGCGCCCGCCGCACGATGTTGAAAAAGTCGGCCACGAGCGCATCCCGCTTTTTCTTCAGGAGATCGACGCCCTGCTGCGCCAGTTTGACCTGGTTCTGGCGCTGCAGGAGATTCATCCGGGTTGGGCTGATCGTCTCAGCCATTGGAGCGTCCCCCTACGAACGTGATTGCCGTCTGACTCCCTACGGCGCTTCGCCGGGCCGGAAGATCTTCTCCACCTGCTCGCCGTAGTAGTACTTGTCCACGTGGTCCCGGCTGATCCGGGTCAGCGCGCTCTTGGGGAACACCGACAGCAGCTTCCAGCCGAGGGTCAGCGAGTCCTGAAGCGAGCGGTCGGCGTTGCCCTGGTTGATGAATTCCTTCTCGAAGGCATCCGCGAACTTGAGGTAGAGCCGGTCGTTCTCCGTGAGGGCCTCCTCGCCGATGATGGCGACAAGACGGCGGAGGTCGAGGCCCTGCGCGTACGCCGAGTAGAGCTGGTCGGCCACCTGCCGGTGATCCTCGCGCGTGCGCCCCTTGCCGATGCCGTTGTTCATCAGGCGCGACAGGCTCGGGAGCGGATTGATCGGCGGGTAGATGCCCTGCCGGTGCAGGGGCCGGTTGAGCACGAGCTGGCCCTCGGTGATGTAGCCCGTGAGGTCCGCGATCGGATGCGTGATATCGTCATCCGGCATCGTCAGGATCGGGAACTGTGTGATGGTGCCCTTCTTGCCCTTGATGCGGCCGGCGCGCTCGTAGATGCTCGCGAAATCGGTGTACATGTACCCCGGATATCCACGGCGGCCGGGGATTTCTTCGCGCGCCGAGCCGATTTCGCGAAGGGCCTCCGCATAGTTCGTCATGTCGGTGAGGATCACGAGCACCTGCATGTCCAGCTCGTACGCGAGATACTCGGCCACGGTGAGCGCGGTGCGCGGCGTCATGAGGCGTTCGATCGTCGGGTCGTCGGCGAGGTTCATGAACACGACGCTGCGGGCCAGCGCGCCCGTCGATTCGAACTCGTGGATGAAGAACGCGGCCTCCCGCTGCGTGATCCCCATCGCGCCGAACACGACGGAGAACTGCTCGGCCTCGCCGAGGACCTTCGACTGGCGGGCAATCTGCGCCGCGATCTCGTTGGCCGGCAGGCCGGCGCCCGAGAAAATCGGCAGCTTCTGGCCGCGGACGAGCGTGTTCATCACGTCGATCGTCGAAATGCCGGTCTGGATGAACTCGGCCGGCTTCTCCCGCGCCACCGGGTTGATCGGTGCGCCGAGGATCGGCAGCCGCTTTTCGGGGATGATCGGCGGCAGACCGTCGATCGGATCGCCGAGGCCGTTGAAGCGCCGGCCGATCATCTCGCGGCTGACGCCGATGCGCGCGACGTCTTCGCGCAGGCTCAACGAGGTCTTGGCGAGGTCCATCCCGCGGGTCTCTTCGAAGACCTGGATGACCGCGTTGCGCTCGGAGACCTCGATGACCTGTCCGCCGCGCACGCTGCCGTCCTGCACGTGGATCTCGACGATCGCGCCGTACGCGAGGTCGCGTGCCCCCTCCACGAACAGCAGGGGCCCCGAGATGTAGTTGATGCTGGTGTAGCGCTTGGTGGCCAGGTCCATGTCAGCTCCTCCGTCCTGCCCCGTCCCCGACTGCCCCGCCCGCGGGGGCCGCGGCGCCCTGGGCCTGTGCGAACGTCTGGTGGACGCCCTCGAGAAACTGCCTGAGCGTGTCGGGGAACTTCTCGTTCGGCACTTCCTTGAAGCGCGCGATCTGCTCGTTCTGTGGCAGGTTGAGGACCTCGTCGATCGTCATGCCCCGTTGGAGGCCTTCGAGCGATGCCTCGTAGAACGCCCGGATTCCCCGAATCATCCCGAACGCCTTCTCGAGCGAGCAGGACGCGTCCACGTCGCTAAACGCGCTCTGCTGCAGGTAGAACTCGCGGATCATGCGGCCGGCCTCGATCACCATACGCTCGGCGTCCTGCAGCGCGTCCGGCCCGACCAGCTGCACAACCTCCTGCAGGCCGGCTTCACGCGCGAGGATCGTGCTGAGCCACGTCCGCTGTTCGGCGAAGTCCTCCGCGACCTCCTTCGCATACCACGGCGCGAGCAATGCTTCGTACAGGCTGTACGAGCGGTTCCAGTTGATCGCCGGAAAGTGCCGGCGGTAGGCGAGCTGCGCGTCGAGCGACCAGAAAGTGCCGACGATGCGGAGCGTGCTCTGCGTGACGGGCTCGGACAGGTCGCCGCCGGGCGGCGAGACGGCGCCGACCACGGTGACGGCGCCCACGCGTTCGTCCTTGCCGAGGACGACGGCGCGGCCGGCCCGCTCGTAGAACGCGGAGAGGCGGCTGGCCAGGTACGGCGGGTAACCTTCCTCGGCCGGCATCTCCTCCAGGCGCGAAGAAATCTCGCGCAGTGCCTCGGCCCACCGGCTCGTGCTGTCGGCCATCAGCGCGACGCGGTAGCCCATGTCGCGGAAGTACTCGGCCATCGTGACCCCGGTGTAGATGCTGGCCTCGCGCGCGGCGACCGGCATGTTGGACGTGTTGGCCACGAGAATCGTGCGCTCCATCAAGGGACGGCCGTTGCGCGGGTCCTCGAGCTCGGGGAACTCGGTCAGCACGTCCGTCATCTCGTTGCCGCGCTCGCCGCAGCCCACGTAGACGATGATATCGGCATTGGACCACTTGGAGAGCGTCTGCTGCACCACCGTCTTGCCGCTCCCGAACGGGCCCGGGACCGAAGCGGTGCCGCCCATCGCCACCGGGAAGAGCACGTCGAGGATGCGCTGGCCGGTGATAAACAACTCCGTCGGATCCAGCTTGCGCGCGGCCGGCCGCGGCACGCGCACCGGCCACGTCTGCATCATCCGCAGCTCCGTACCGTTCGCCAGGCGCGCGACGACATCGGTGACCGTGAACTCCCCGTTCTTGATCTCGGCGATCTCGCCGGCCGGCGCGTCCGGCGGCACCATGATCCGGTGGGCGTAGGAGTATTCCTGGACCTCCCCGATCACGTCGCCCGGACCCACGTTGTCGCCGGCCTTGACGCTCGGCCGGAAGGCCCACTTCTTAGTCCGGTCGAGGGAGTCGACGATGACGCCGCGCGAGATGAAGTCGCCCTGGGCGTCGCGGATCTTGTCGAGCGGCCGCTGGATGCCGTCGTAGATGCTGCTCAGCATCCCCGGTCCGAGCTCGAGCGCGAGCGGGGCTTCCGTCGACTCGATCGGCTCGCCGACGTAGAGTCCCGAGGTGTCCTCGTAGACCTGGACGAACGCCGTGTCGTGGTCGAGCCGGATGATCTCGCCGATCAATTTTTCTTTGCCGACGCGCACGATATCGTACATCCGCGCGCCGGCCAGGCCCTGCGCGATGACCGCCGGACCTGAGATTCGTGTGATCTTGCCGGTTGGTGCCGTCATACGTTGTCCTCCGTTCGCGTCGGTCGGCCGCCGCGCGGGGAGTCGCGGGACGAACTCGTTAGATCCCGTCTCTCAGCGCAACTTGACCGCGAATCCGATGTGCTCCTTCACCAACCTGGAAATGTAGGCCTCGCCCGACTCGAGGTGCGCGCGCGCCGGGGGCAGCGGGACGACGAGCGGCAGGTCGCGGCCCCGCAGCAGCCGGCTGCGCGCCTCGTCGGTCCCCCGGAGGAGATCTTCGTTGACGGCCACCAGGCCGTACCCGGCCGCCGCGTAGTCCCGGATCAGCTCGAGCGCCTGCGCGGGCGTGCCGGCCTCGCGGACCTCCACGCCGGCCAGCCGGAATCCGGTGGCGGTCTCCGCGTCGGTGATCACCGCCACCTTATACATGCACGATCTCCTGCCGCGCGACGTCGGCCGGGAGCTCGAGCTGCCGGGCGTGCGCGATCACCCGAAGGTTGGCCACCTCGGCGGCCTTCTTCGTGAGGTACCCGATCACGACGTCCAGGCCGAGCTGATCGCCGAGCAGCATCTGCGCCGCCATCTTCTGAAATCCCCGGTCGATCAGGCGTTCCATCTCCAGCAGATTCTCCGTGCCCGACAGGTCGATCCCCAGCACCCTGGTGCCGGCCACGTCGGCGACGCTGGTCTGCGGGTCGGCGAGCGTGAGAAATCGATCCCGCGAGATCGCCCCGCCCAGGACGAAGAACCGCTCCCGCTCCTCGCGGGACAGCTCTTTGATCCGCCGGAGCTTGAGCGCCGTCTTCAGGTTCGTCACGGTGACCTCGGCGCTCAGAAACCGGCGGAAGCTCGCGTCGCCGTCGCCTTCCCCGTCGGCCACGCGGTACCCGTACTGGGCGTAGGCCCGGTCGAGCGCCAGCTCGATATCAAGCAGGCTACCGCTGCGCTGCGCGGCGTCCACGCCTTCGCGCAGCGCCCGCCCCAGGGGATGCATCCAGGTCTGCAGCGTGTCGGCGATGGCGCGCAGGTCGGGCTGCTGGAGCAGCTCCCGCAACCGGACCTCGCTGAGCGATCCCCCCGGATACAGCGTGGCGAGGATCTCATCGTCGCTCTTGCCGGTGTGCCGGCCCCGCACGATCGCGCGGATGTTCTGGAGATCGTAGCGCAGCAGCACGACCTCGATCTGACGGCGCTCCGCGCCGTCGGCGAAGCTCAGGATGCGGCGGCTGGCGTGGTAGAAATTTTGCGACAGCGCCTCATCGACGGCGCGCACGCCGGTGAACCGGCTCAGCGCCTCCTGCAGCTCCACGTTGTACGGGGTATCGCCGAGACCCTGGATGATCGCGCCGACGTCCGGCGCCGCCAGCAGCTCCTCGATGCGCGACGGGGGCAGCAGCTGTGATTTCATAACCTTGACCCGGGCGTTGATATACGAAAAATCACCCATCGCGTTCGCCGCGACCCCGCGCCGGGGTCACCGGTTCCACAGGATCTCCGCCACCCGGGAGACCATCTCGCGCCGCGCGCGGGCCAGGCGGCTCGCCAGCGTATTCTCGACCACAACGCGCCCGTCTGCGGCGGCCACCCGGACGCCGTCCGCCACGTCGGCGGCTTCGCGGACCTCGGCGTCCAATCCGAGTTCGCGG containing:
- a CDS encoding V-type ATP synthase subunit A encodes the protein MTAPTGKITRISGPAVIAQGLAGARMYDIVRVGKEKLIGEIIRLDHDTAFVQVYEDTSGLYVGEPIESTEAPLALELGPGMLSSIYDGIQRPLDKIRDAQGDFISRGVIVDSLDRTKKWAFRPSVKAGDNVGPGDVIGEVQEYSYAHRIMVPPDAPAGEIAEIKNGEFTVTDVVARLANGTELRMMQTWPVRVPRPAARKLDPTELFITGQRILDVLFPVAMGGTASVPGPFGSGKTVVQQTLSKWSNADIIVYVGCGERGNEMTDVLTEFPELEDPRNGRPLMERTILVANTSNMPVAAREASIYTGVTMAEYFRDMGYRVALMADSTSRWAEALREISSRLEEMPAEEGYPPYLASRLSAFYERAGRAVVLGKDERVGAVTVVGAVSPPGGDLSEPVTQSTLRIVGTFWSLDAQLAYRRHFPAINWNRSYSLYEALLAPWYAKEVAEDFAEQRTWLSTILAREAGLQEVVQLVGPDALQDAERMVIEAGRMIREFYLQQSAFSDVDASCSLEKAFGMIRGIRAFYEASLEGLQRGMTIDEVLNLPQNEQIARFKEVPNEKFPDTLRQFLEGVHQTFAQAQGAAAPAGGAVGDGAGRRS
- a CDS encoding V-type ATP synthase subunit D, translated to MAETISPTRMNLLQRQNQVKLAQQGVDLLKKKRDALVADFFNIVRRALAAREKLTKSAEESYTLLGLAKAVEGRETLEAAALGDPRRLEVGIDTKNVWGTRIPTIVADGVHRTPLARNADPAAVSARTIESADRFEDVVAALLDVAGTEITLRKIGEEIKKTTRRVNALEQVVIPRIRGEIRYIRDVLEQRAREDVFRLKRIKQKLEGASKH
- a CDS encoding Clp1/GlmU family protein, whose product is MMLGAVDVGKTTTATALAGAAVRAGLRTAIVDADIGQSDLGPPATVGLGVVRGPVRHMADVPPSALYFVGDTSPQRVYGYVVDGTRELTARARRQGAQIVVVDTTGWVAGTTAVAAKLRKIRRLSPRHVVAIQRDREVEPILVRLSPRITVHRLYPETAVRARSAAERRAFRERKFAEYFERARPMVLDLRRLIAERSPVYAGTPVAPSRVPADVPPDALRHLLVGLAGRRGTMRAMGTVLLVEPELHRLTVLAPDVSRDAVSSVQWGVLRVTPAGREHGRLSDTAGASP
- a CDS encoding V-type ATP synthase subunit F; translated protein: MYKVAVITDAETATGFRLAGVEVREAGTPAQALELIRDYAAAGYGLVAVNEDLLRGTDEARSRLLRGRDLPLVVPLPPARAHLESGEAYISRLVKEHIGFAVKLR
- a CDS encoding V-type ATP synthase subunit B, translating into MDLATKRYTSINYISGPLLFVEGARDLAYGAIVEIHVQDGSVRGGQVIEVSERNAVIQVFEETRGMDLAKTSLSLREDVARIGVSREMIGRRFNGLGDPIDGLPPIIPEKRLPILGAPINPVAREKPAEFIQTGISTIDVMNTLVRGQKLPIFSGAGLPANEIAAQIARQSKVLGEAEQFSVVFGAMGITQREAAFFIHEFESTGALARSVVFMNLADDPTIERLMTPRTALTVAEYLAYELDMQVLVILTDMTNYAEALREIGSAREEIPGRRGYPGYMYTDFASIYERAGRIKGKKGTITQFPILTMPDDDITHPIADLTGYITEGQLVLNRPLHRQGIYPPINPLPSLSRLMNNGIGKGRTREDHRQVADQLYSAYAQGLDLRRLVAIIGEEALTENDRLYLKFADAFEKEFINQGNADRSLQDSLTLGWKLLSVFPKSALTRISRDHVDKYYYGEQVEKIFRPGEAP
- a CDS encoding V-type ATPase subunit produces the protein MGDFSYINARVKVMKSQLLPPSRIEELLAAPDVGAIIQGLGDTPYNVELQEALSRFTGVRAVDEALSQNFYHASRRILSFADGAERRQIEVVLLRYDLQNIRAIVRGRHTGKSDDEILATLYPGGSLSEVRLRELLQQPDLRAIADTLQTWMHPLGRALREGVDAAQRSGSLLDIELALDRAYAQYGYRVADGEGDGDASFRRFLSAEVTVTNLKTALKLRRIKELSREERERFFVLGGAISRDRFLTLADPQTSVADVAGTRVLGIDLSGTENLLEMERLIDRGFQKMAAQMLLGDQLGLDVVIGYLTKKAAEVANLRVIAHARQLELPADVARQEIVHV